The following proteins are encoded in a genomic region of Alnus glutinosa chromosome 8, dhAlnGlut1.1, whole genome shotgun sequence:
- the LOC133875782 gene encoding F-box protein At5g49610, producing MVETDGMPMRKGNDAWCAVESIEDILANILSRVPVKSLTVFKSVSKLWYRLICSPNFIKLQLSWSLENSTYIIYPYMDEVMTLYQMKGNGEIIDMITLPGCENLSPLSLVCSCTGLICCINYPWIRDLNMDNEDMTDFEIRICNPSTREVFLLPKGSPSEKKLSIGVAFGPKTSEYKVFRFFYSKGESQDIHLECEVYSSCTGSWRGIGVVQHCPMGFQHCPLGSNHVFVNGKVYWFIASEEDHDIPGSILSVDIEENFRTINLPEEVTEHSFLVDLEGCLSLVAVYDEDEIVDIWVLDDSNEPHWERKRSDYVTFSSLECVYYVAARKNEIFFITTDHYLIYSLDHATWTELDLEDTFERNLPVVLPFTESLLPCSGLLGSEREDNN from the exons ATGGTTGAAACTGATGGTATGCCTATGCGAAAGGGGAATGATGCTTGGTGTGCAGTAGAATCTATAGAGGACATCCTTGCCAATATTCTCTCAAGGGTTCCTGTTAAGTCCCTTACAGTTTTCAAATCTGTTTCTAAACTCTGGTATAGATTGATATGCAGTCCAAATTTCATCAAACTGCAGTTAAGCTGGTCCCTAGAGAACTCCACTTATATAATCTATCCATATATGGATGAGGTAATGACTTTGTATCAGATGAAGGGCAATGGGGAAATCATTGACATGATTACTCTTCCTGGTTGTGAAAACCTTTCCCCTCTCAGTCTGGTTTGTTCCTGTACTGGTTTAATCTGTTGCATCAATTATCCCTGGATTCGTGACTTAAACATGGATAATGAGGATATGACAGACTTTGAAATCCGTATCTGCAATCCCAGTACTCGAGAAGTCTTTTTACTTCCAAAGGGTAGTCCATCTGAAAAGAAGCTATCTATTGGAGTTGCTTTTGGCCCCAAAACCTCCGAGTATAAAGTATTCCGATTTTTTTATTCCAAGGGCGAGTCCCAAGATATCCATCTTGAGTGTGAGGTATATTCGTCATGTACTGGATCCTGGAGAGGCATAGGTGTTGTCCAGCACTGTCCCATGGGTTTCCAGCACTGCCCCTTGGGTTCAAATCATGTATTTGTTAATGGAAAAGTGTACTGGTTTATTGCTTCAGAAGAAGATCATGACATCCCTGGCTCCATTCTTTCAGTTGATATTGAGGAGAATTTTAGAACTATCAATCTTCCAGAGGAAGTCACTGAACACTCCTTCTTGGTTGATCTGGAAGGTTGCTTATCGCTAGTTGCAGTATATGACGAGGATGAAATTGTGGATATATGGGTCCTAGACGATTCGAATGAGCCTCATTGGGAAAGGAAACGTAGTGATTATGTTACCTTCTCAAGTCTGGAATGTGTTTACTATGTAGCTGCGCGGAagaatgaaatttttttcataacTACGGACCATTATCTGATCTATAGTCTGGATCATGCGACTTGGACAGAACTTGATTTAGAAGATACTTTTGAAAGGAATCTTCCTGTTGTACTTCCCTTTACAGAATCCCTCCTCCCAT GTAGTGGCCTCCTGGGTTCTGAAAGAGAGGACAACAATTGA
- the LOC133876428 gene encoding putative multidrug resistance protein: protein MGARGGIFRHADRLDMLLMLLGTLGSIGDGLQNPLTMLILSDVINDYGSGSNLTNDVVDKHALKLLYAAIGVGLSAFVEGLCWARTAERQTSRMRMEYLKAVLRQDVSFFDNQAAGTSTTNQVVTLITSDANSIQVALCEKIPDCLAYMSTFFFCHIFAFTLSWRLTLAAIPLSVMFIAPGLMFGNIMLGLIMKMIESYGVAGGIAEQAISSIRTVYSYVGEHQTLERFNRALQTTLEFGVKLGFVKGLLLGSMGIIYVGWGFQAWVGTYLVTQKHEKGGHVFVAGFNVLMGGLSVLSALPNLTGITEATTAASRISEMIDRVPTIDSEEKKGKALSYVRGEIEFKDIYFSYPSRLETPILQDFNLKVPAGKKVGLVGGSGSGKSTVIALLERFYDPIEGDILLDGYKIRKLQLKWLRSQLGLVNQEPVLFATSIIENIIFGKEGASTDSVISAAKAANAHDFITKLPDGYETQVGQFGFQLSGGQKQRIAIARALLRDPKILLLDEATSALDAQSERIVQEAIDQASKGRTTIIVAHRLSTIRTANLIVVLQAGRVVESGSHNELMQINGGQGGEYSKMVQLQQVAMQNEDSNIPSYPVEGRSHHRRSIPSSPISVRSSTYSSPMYPLSQAFSMGTPYSYSIQYDPDDDSDEEYVKKSSYSSPSQWRLLKMNAPEWGKAVLGCLGALGSGAVQPINAYCVGLLISIYFLPESEMKSKSRVLSLVFLSIGAFNFFTNILQHYNFAVMGERLTKRVRENLLEKLMTFEIGWFDQDENTSAAICSRLATEANMVRSLVGDRLSLLVQAIFGATFAYILGLVLTWRLSLVMIAVQPLVIGSFYSRSVLMKSMAEKARKAQKEGSQLASEAVINQKTITAFSSQKRILGLFGATLSGPRKASVKQSWVAGFGLFSSQFFNTASTALAFWYGGRLLTQGLIEPKHLFQAFLILLFTAYIIAEAGSMTSDISKGSSAIQSVLAILDRRTEIDPESTDGLHIKRKIKGRVELRNVFFAYPARPEQMIFKGLSLKIDAGRTVALVGQSGSGKSTIIGLIERFYDPLKGSVYIDEQDIKNFNLRMLRSHIALVSQEPTLFAGTIRGNIVYGKENATESEIKKAAVLANAHEFISGMKDGYDTYCGERGAQLSGGQKQRIALARAILKNPSILLLDEATSALDSVSESLVQEALEKMMVGRTCVVVAHRLSTIQKSNSIAVIKNGKVVEQGSHNELISLGPGGAYYSLIKLQGGSSPNR from the exons ATGGGGGCCAGAGGTGGCATTTTCCGGCATGCGGATCGCCTGGACATGTTGCTGATGCTGTTGGGGACTTTGGGAAGCATCGGAGATGGGTTGCAGAACCCGCTGACGATGCTCATTCTAAGCGATGTGATAAATGACTACGGAAGTGGCAGTAATTTGACGAACGATGTTGTGGACAAG CATGCACTCAAGCTACTCTATGCTGCAATTGGAGTCGGACTTTCCGCTTTTGTAG AAGGGCTATGTTGGGCAAGAACCGCTGAGAGACAGACTTCTCGGATGAGAATGGAGTACCTGAAAGCTGTCCTAAGACAAGACGTTAGTTTCTTTGACAACCAAGCTGCTGGTACTTCAACAACCAACCAAGTTGTGACACTCATCACCTCGGACGCCAATTCAATCCAAGTTGCTTTATGTGAGAAG ATACCTGACTGCCTTGCTTACATGTCGACTTTCTTCTTCTGCCACATATTTGCCTTCACACTTTCATGGAGGCTTACACTGGCGGCTATACCACTTTCAGTAATGTTCATTGCGCCAGGACTTATGTTCGGAAATATCATGTTGGGCCTGATAATGAAGATGATTGAATCTTATGGAGTCGCTGGAGGGATTGCAGAGCAAGCAATTTCTTCAATAAGAACTGTATATTCTTATGTGGGTGAGCATCAGACACTTGAAAGATTCAACCGTGCACTTCAGACAACTTTGGAATTTGGAGTAAAACTAGGATTTGTAAAGGGATTGTTGTTGGGGAGCATGGGAATTATATATGTGGGTTGGGGTTTTCAGGCTTGGGTTGGGACTTATTTGGTTACTCAAAAACATGAAAAGGGTGGACACGTGTTCGTAGCAGGGTTTAATGTACTCATGGGAGGATT GAGTGTTTTGAGTGCGCTCCCAAATCTAACTGGGATTACGGAGGCAACAACTGCTGCCTCCCGGATTTCCGAGATGATCGATCGGGTTCCTACTATAGACtctgaagaaaaaaaggggaaagCTTTATCATATGTGAGAGGAGAAATCGAATTTAAAGACATATATTTTAGTTATCCATCAAGACTTGAGACACCGATCTTACAAGACTTCAATCTTAAGGTTCCAGCAGGTAAAAAAGTAGGTCTTGTTGGGGGCAGTGGTTCAGGCAAGTCCACAGTCATTGCATTGCTTGAAAGATTTTACGACCCCATTGAAGGAGATATACTCTTGGATGGCtacaaaataagaaaacttCAGCTGAAATGGTTGAGATCCCAACTAGGCCTAGTAAATCAGGAACCTGTTCTATTTGCAACATCCATTATAGAGAATATAATATTTGGTAAAGAAGGAGCTTCAACGGATAGTGTCATAAGTGCAGCCAAAGCAGCAAATGCGCATGACTTCATCACCAAGTTACCAGATGGATATGAAACTCAA GTCGGCCAATTTGGATTCCAATTGTCTGGAGGTCAGAAGCAACGAATTGCTATAGCTAGAGCTCTACTCAGGGATCCAAAAATCCTACTGCTCGATGAAGCCACTAGTGCTCTGGATGCACAATCTGAACGGATAGTACAAGAGGCAATTGATCAGGCATCGAAAGGGCGGACAACAATCATTGTTGCTCATCGCCTGTCCACGATTAGGACTGCGAACCTGATTGTGGTCCTTCAAGCTGGCAGAGTAGTTGAATCAGGTTCACACAATGAGCTGATGCAGATAAATGGTGGACAAGGTGGGGAATATTCCAAGATGGTGCAGTTGCAGCAGGTGGCAATGCAAAATGAAGATTCCAACATTCCCAGTTATCCAGTAGAGGGAAGAAGCCACCACAGAAGGAGCATCCCATCAAGCCCAATCAGCGTGAGATCAAGCACTTACAGCTCTCCAATGTATCCCTTAAGCCAGGCATTTTCCATGGGCACACCATACTCCTATTCCATCCAATATGACCCTGATGATGACAGTGATGAAGAATATGTAAAGAAATCTTCCTATTCTTCTCCTTCCCAGTGGCGTTTACTAAAAATGAATGCACCTGAGTGGGGAAAAGCCGTGCTTGGATGCTTGGGAGCCTTAGGCTCTGGAGCAGTACAACCCATAAATGCCTACTGCGTGGGATTACTCATATCAATCTATTTCCTCCCTGAATCCGAAATGAAGTCTAAATCCAGAGTCTTGTCCCTTGTTTTCTTAAGCATTGGTGCTTTCAACTTTTTCACCAATATCCTCCAACACTACAATTTTGCAGTTATGGGAGAAAGGTTGACAAAAAGGGTACGAGAGAATCTACTAGAGAAACTAATGACCTTTGAGATTGGCTGGTTTGATCAAGATGAGAACACAAGTGCAGCCATTTGTTCAAGGTTAGCTACTGAAGCCAACATGGTCCGGTCGCTTGTCGGGGACCGGCTGTCATTGCTGGTCCAAGCAATTTTTGGGGCAACCTTTGCTTACATTCTAGGACTAGTCCTCACATGGAGGCTATCCCTTGTAATGATTGCTGTGCAGCCGTTGGTTATTGGGAGCTTTTACTCGAGGAGTGTCTTGATGAAGAGTATGGCTGAGAAAGCCCGGAAAGCACAAAAGGAAGGAAGTCAATTGGCAAGCGAAGCAGTCATTAACCAAAAAACTATAACTGCTTTCTCTTCTCAGAAAAGAATATTGGGGCTCTTTGGGGCAACCTTAAGCGGTCCTAGGAAGGCAAGTGTTAAACAGTCGTGGGTTGCTGGTTTTGGCCTCTTTAGCTCCCAATTTTTTAACACAGCTTCGACAGCTTTAGCATTCTGGTATGGTGGGAGGCTGTTGACTCAAGGACTAATAGAACCAAAGCACCTTTTTCAAGCATTTTTGATATTGCTATTCACTGCTTATATCATTGCCGAAGCTGGGAGCATGACAAGTGATATATCTAAAGGAAGTAGTGCCATTCAATCAGTTTTGGCTATTCTTGACAGGAGAACGGAGATTGATCCAGAGAGCACAGATGGACTacacattaaaagaaaaataaaaggacgTGTGGAGCTTAGAAATGTTTTCTTTGCATATCCAGCAAGACCTGAGCAGATGATCTTTAAGGGCTTGAGCCTTAAGATTGATGCAGGCAGAACAGTGGCGCTGGTGGGGCAAAGCGGTTCTGGCAAATCTACCATTATCGGGCTTATTGAGAGGTTTTATGATCCTTTGAAGGGATCCGTCTATATAGATGAACAGGATATTAAGAACTTTAATTTGAGAATGCTGAGGTCACATATTGCATTAGTCAGTCAGGAGCCAACTCTTTTTGCTGGAACCATACGTGGAAATATTGTCTATGGGAAAGAGAATGCTACAGAGTCCGAGATCAAAAAAGCTGCAGTTCTTGCCAATGCTCATGAATTTATAAG TGGAATGAAAGATGGGTATGACACATACTGTGGAGAAAGAGGAGCTCAGCTATCAGGTGGTCAGAAACAGAGGATAGCACTAGCCCGTGCAATACTAAAGAACCCTTCAATCCTTCTGTTGGACGAAGCTACCAGTGCACTTGATAGTGTGTCAGAGAGTCTAGTTCAAGAAGCACTCGAGAAGATGATGGTTGGCAGGACATGTGTAGTTGTTGCTCACCGGCTGTCGACAATACAGAAATCCAACTCCATTGCTGTGATCAAGAATGGAAAGGTTGTGGAACAAGGCTCACATAACGAACTCATTTCCTTAGGTCCCGGTGGAGCATACTATTCTCTAATAAAACTACAAGGTGGCAGCTCTCCTAACCGATGA